In one window of Eretmochelys imbricata isolate rEreImb1 chromosome 21, rEreImb1.hap1, whole genome shotgun sequence DNA:
- the CDKN1A gene encoding cyclin-dependent kinase inhibitor 1 isoform X2 yields MRAGNMPLSQSNMHQAPCNRKICRNLFGPVDHEQLQNDLQDLMRRHLEEAQHRWNFDFETETPLEGKLKWERVLYPDMSPACLPSEDPSHSKGNDGEKNQSSPARKISTKDLNVALSSEAVQTGSESRKTSPPRHLKRKQTSIKDFYSSKRRIVPCKPNP; encoded by the exons ATGCGAG CTGGAAACATGCCTCTGTCACAGAGTAACATGCATCAGGCCCCCTGCAACAGGAAGATCTGCCGAAACCTCTTTGGCCCGGTGGATCATGAGCAGCTCCAGAATGACTTACAGGACTTGATGAGGAGACATCTGGAAGAAGCTCAGCACAGGTGGAATTTTGACTTTGAGACGGAAACACCGCTGGAAGGCAAGCTCAAGTGGGAGAGAGTCCTCTATCCTGACATGTCTCCTGCTTGCCTGCCTTCTGAGGACCCGAGCCACTCCAAAGGGAATGATGGGGAGAAGAACCAGAGCTCTCCAGCACGTAAGATTTCTACAAAGGATCTTAACGTGGCCCTCTCAAGTGAAGCAGTACAGACGGGCTCTGAGTCCCGCAAGACCAGCCCCCCACGGCACCTGAAACGCAAGCAGACCAGCATAAAAG ATTTCTACAGTTCGAAGCGGAGGATTGTCCCTTGCAAGCCAAATCCATGA
- the CDKN1A gene encoding cyclin-dependent kinase inhibitor 1 isoform X1 — protein MLLIFLPAGNMPLSQSNMHQAPCNRKICRNLFGPVDHEQLQNDLQDLMRRHLEEAQHRWNFDFETETPLEGKLKWERVLYPDMSPACLPSEDPSHSKGNDGEKNQSSPARKISTKDLNVALSSEAVQTGSESRKTSPPRHLKRKQTSIKDFYSSKRRIVPCKPNP, from the exons ATGTTGCTCATTTTCCTTCCAGCTGGAAACATGCCTCTGTCACAGAGTAACATGCATCAGGCCCCCTGCAACAGGAAGATCTGCCGAAACCTCTTTGGCCCGGTGGATCATGAGCAGCTCCAGAATGACTTACAGGACTTGATGAGGAGACATCTGGAAGAAGCTCAGCACAGGTGGAATTTTGACTTTGAGACGGAAACACCGCTGGAAGGCAAGCTCAAGTGGGAGAGAGTCCTCTATCCTGACATGTCTCCTGCTTGCCTGCCTTCTGAGGACCCGAGCCACTCCAAAGGGAATGATGGGGAGAAGAACCAGAGCTCTCCAGCACGTAAGATTTCTACAAAGGATCTTAACGTGGCCCTCTCAAGTGAAGCAGTACAGACGGGCTCTGAGTCCCGCAAGACCAGCCCCCCACGGCACCTGAAACGCAAGCAGACCAGCATAAAAG ATTTCTACAGTTCGAAGCGGAGGATTGTCCCTTGCAAGCCAAATCCATGA
- the CDKN1A gene encoding cyclin-dependent kinase inhibitor 1 isoform X3 produces MPLSQSNMHQAPCNRKICRNLFGPVDHEQLQNDLQDLMRRHLEEAQHRWNFDFETETPLEGKLKWERVLYPDMSPACLPSEDPSHSKGNDGEKNQSSPARKISTKDLNVALSSEAVQTGSESRKTSPPRHLKRKQTSIKDFYSSKRRIVPCKPNP; encoded by the exons ATGCCTCTGTCACAGAGTAACATGCATCAGGCCCCCTGCAACAGGAAGATCTGCCGAAACCTCTTTGGCCCGGTGGATCATGAGCAGCTCCAGAATGACTTACAGGACTTGATGAGGAGACATCTGGAAGAAGCTCAGCACAGGTGGAATTTTGACTTTGAGACGGAAACACCGCTGGAAGGCAAGCTCAAGTGGGAGAGAGTCCTCTATCCTGACATGTCTCCTGCTTGCCTGCCTTCTGAGGACCCGAGCCACTCCAAAGGGAATGATGGGGAGAAGAACCAGAGCTCTCCAGCACGTAAGATTTCTACAAAGGATCTTAACGTGGCCCTCTCAAGTGAAGCAGTACAGACGGGCTCTGAGTCCCGCAAGACCAGCCCCCCACGGCACCTGAAACGCAAGCAGACCAGCATAAAAG ATTTCTACAGTTCGAAGCGGAGGATTGTCCCTTGCAAGCCAAATCCATGA